A window of Limosilactobacillus sp. WILCCON 0051 genomic DNA:
TGCCTTGCGTCGGGCAAGTGCCAATACGATCAACGTGGTCTTGCCTTACTACGGCTATGCTCGGCAAGACCGGAAAGCGCGGAGTCGAGAACCAATCACGGCCAAGCTGGTTGCCAATATGCTGCAGAATTCCGGCGTAACGCGGATTGTTGCTCTTGATCTGCACGCTGCTCAGATTCAAGGCTTCTTTGACATTCCAGTCGATCATTTGATGGGGGCACCGCTTTTGGCTGACTACTTTATCAATGAAGGCGTGGCTGCCAATGCCGTTGTCGTTTCGCCAGACCATGGTGGGGTTACGCGAGCACGGGCCCTGGCAGAGTTTCTCAAGGCGCCGATTGCTATCATTGATAAGCGGCGGCCACGGCCAAACGTTGCCAAGATTATGAATATCATTGGGGACGTCAAGGGCAAGAAATGTATCATGATTGATGACATGATTGATACTGCCGGTACGATTTCCAAAGGTGCGCAAGCCTTGATGGATGCCGGTGCAGAAGAAGTCTATGCCTCAGCTACGCATGCCGTTTTGTCGGGCCCGGCAATTGAACGCTTGGATAATTCACCGTTAAAACAGGTCGTGGTTACGGATTCGATTCAGCTGCCTGATGAAAAGCAGATTGACAAGATCGTGCAGGTTTCCGTGGCACCGCTGATTGGCGCGGCAATCAAGCGGATCAATGAAAATCGTCCCGTTAGTCCATTGTTTAACAACCGTTTTGAACAGGCTAACGAAGACTAAATTTAATCAAAAGAGTCGCTGTCTAAGCGGCTTTTTTTGATTTTGGGACTAAAAGGCGGTCCATGGTATAATAGTTGAGGCAAGACGAAAAAGGAGCAAAAAAATGAAATTTAAAACTTTGCTGAAACGACTGATGCTGGGTATGGTCACGGTTGCAGCCGGGATTAGCCTGGTTGGCTGTGGCAGCTCGACCAGCACGCAGTCAAGCGAGTCGTCATCAGAGTCGTCGCAATCAACCACCAAGACGACGGCGGCTTCCAAGGCTCGCGATCAAGCCAATAATCAGATTATGTCTGGTCAGTACAAGGAAGCCTTAAAAACGCTGCTGGCGGTCAAGAATCCAGATTCGCAGACGCGCAGCATGATTAAAGATCTGCAGAAATACTTAGCGGCTCAAGATGCCTATAATGATCAGGAATATGATGAAGCCGTCAACGATCTCAGTTCGGTATCATCAAATTCTAAACCGATGCGTTCGGCATTCATCAGTATGAAGAACAAGGCTAAGCAGGCTCAACAGGCAGCTTCTGCCAGTTCCTCTGCTCAAAGCAGTCAGGCCAACTCCAGCAGTTCAAGTACGACGGCATCAGCCAGCTCAAGTTCCAGTTCGGCAGTTAATTCGGCAGCAGCCAGTCAGACCGGCATGGACGTAATCAACGCTTTTGCGGCTAAGATGAACTTTAACCAGTCGAGCTATGGGATTATTCCAGAAGGCAAGGATGGCGACGTATATACCTTTGAGGTTCGCCAAAACAACGATGATAATACCGTTGCTCATTTGATTGGTATCTATCAGTACAACGCTGCTACTGGCGCAGTTACCAAAATCAATTAACCAGTCTAAGTAAGAAGGCGAGAAATGGCATGAGTGAGGAAATCATTGCCCGTCCGTTGATTACGATCACCAATATCATCTGGAGCTTTAATCGGCAGACGCATGAGATGCAGCTGCTTTTGATCAAGCGGTCTGAAGCGCCGTTTAAAGATGCCTGGGCGCTGCCGGAAACGCTGCTGCGGAGTACGGAAAGTGCCGATGATGCCGCATTGCGCTTGATCAAGGATAAAATCGGGCTTGAGGTTCGATCAACGGCAACGGAACAATTGGCAACGTTTACCGCGCCGCACCGATCAGTCGGTGAGCGGGCATTGGCGTTGGCGTACATGACTTTTTTGCCGGCAATGCCTAAGCTTAAGCCGGGATATGGTGCCGTTGCTGCTGAATGGTTTGCCTTTGAGAATTTTGGCCATCATTACTTATTGAGTGATGGCAGGCATCGGTTTGATCTTTCGAATACCTCACAGGCACTGGCGTTTGACCATGATCAAATCGTTACTACGGCCATTCAGCGCATTCGCAACAAATTGGACTATCAGCCAACGGTTCTGCAGGTATTGGGACCTACGTTTACGCTTAAAGAGGCACGCGAGGTCTATGCGCCATTTTGGCAGCTGACGGCAGATCAGATTGATAATTCAAATTTCCGCAAGACGCACCACCATCTTTTTAAAGAGGTTGGGACAGCAACGATTCGCAAGCGCAGCGGTCGACCACCCAAGATATATTCGCTGGCGAGCTTGCCAAATCCGTTGGAAAGGAGTAAAGTTGACAACAATTAAAGTCAACTTTACTTTTTTTTACAAAGATTAAAGTAATTTATACTTTTATTCAAAGAGGTGAGACAAATGGCAAATGAAGCATTGCTGATTATTGACTACACCAATGATTTTGTGGCTGATGACGGCGCGCTGACTTGTGGCCAGGCTGCTCAGGCTTTAGACGAGCACATTACGCAATTGGCAGATGATTTTATAAAGGCTGGCAAGTGGGTCTATCTGCCGACTGACGTTCATCAGCCAAATGACCCGTACCATCCTGAAAGCCGGCTTTATCCACCACACAACATCAAAGGAACCTGGGGACGCGAACTGTACGGCCGGCTTGGCAAGTGGTATCGCAAACACCAAGATGATGAGCATGTCGTTTTGCTGGATAAGACGCATTACTCATCGTTTTGCGGGACACCGCTTGATCTGCGGCTGAGGGAAAGAAAAGTTGACACGGTGCATCTGGCAGGTGTCTGCACGGATATCTGCGTTCTGCACACGGCGATCGCGGCATATGATCTGAACTATCAAATCGTGGTTCACGAAAAAGCCGTTGCGACCTTTGATCCAGCTGGCCAGGTCTGGGCGATGAAGCATTTTAAGAACGTTTTGAACGCTCGGATAGAAGATTGAAAGAAGTTTAGGAGAAGAGAAATGGCAATGTCTGAAGAATTATTGACTGATCTGTATGAATTTTCAATGGCGAATGGCTATTATGCGACCCTGCCGCATGATCAAGAAGCGGTTTTTGACGTCTTTTACCGCAATGTCCCCGATAATGGCAGCTTCGTCATTGCGGCTGGATTGGCTCAAGTCGTTGAAGCGCTGCAGAATTTTCATTTTACGGATGATGACATCAGCTATCTGCGTTCATTGAATCTATTTTCGGCTGGCTTTTTGGACTATCTGGCTAATTTAAAGTTTTCCTGCACGGTCCGAGCAATTCCTGAGGGGACGCCGGTATTTCCTCGCGAACCAATGCTGACGGTCAAAGGGCCATTGCTGCAGTGTCAGCTGCTGGAGACGTTCGTATTGAACATCTTGAATCATCAGTCGCTGATTGCCACTAAGTCGCGGCGGATCTGTGCTGCTGCTGAAGGTCGTGCGGTCATGGAATTTGGCGCGCGGCGGGCACAGGGGCCAGATGCCTCAGTCTTTGGTGCAAGAGCGGCGGTAATCGGCGGATGTACCAGTACCTCTAACTGTCTGGCAGCTAAGAAGTTTGGACTGCAGGCAGCTGGGACGATGGCACACAGCTGGATTGAAAGCTACCCTGATGAACTGACGGCTTTTCGCGCTTGGGCACAGGTTTATCCAGACAGTGCCTCGCTGCTGGTTGACACCTATGACGTTTTGAAGAGTGGGGTACCAAATGCAATCAAGGTCTTTAAGGAATTACGAGCTGCTGGTCATGAGCCGATTGGCATTCGGATTGATTCTGGCGACCTGACCCAATTGGCAACCAAGGCCCGGCAGATGCTGGATGAAGCTGGATTTGAAAATGCCAAGATTACGGCTTCCAATGCTTTGGATGAAACGGTGATTCAAGCATTGCTAAAAGAAGGTGCACCGCTGGACAACTTTGGTATTGGCGAAAAATTGATCACCAGCTCGACTTCGCCGGTCTTGAGCGGGGTCTACAAAATGGCAGCGCTCAAGGTTGATGGCCAATGGCAGCCAAAGATCAAGCTCAGCAACAGTCGTGAGAAGGTTACGCTGCCAGGCGACAAAATGGTCTACCGGCTTTACCGAAAAGATGCGCCGGACCAAGCCTTTGCCGATGTGATTGCTCTGGCTGATGAAAAACTGCCCGAAAAGCTCTTGGCTATTAATGCCGATCCGCTGGCAACTGACGACGAGATCGAGCTGACCGATTTTGTTGCCAAGCCATTGCAGCTGGAAGTAGTCGGCGCTAATGCCAGCTCGATTGAGACCGATGTAATGAGACTGCAGGCATCGATGAAACGTCAATTGGCACAGCTCCCTAAGGCTACGCAGCGCTTGATCAATCCTGATGTCTACCAGGTCTACCTGACGCCAAAGCTGTTTGAGCTTCAGCAGCGGCTGATTAAAGAACATCATCAAAAGGCTCAGGCTTAAAAACGAATCAGTTAAAAATCTTAAACAGACAAAAAAGATGCCGCTCAAAGCAGTCGATTGCTTTGAGCGGCGTCGTTTGTTTTTATTGGTAATTGATCAGGCGTTTAAAACGTATTTTTCGATAGCTTCGGCGACGCCATCATGATTATTGTCATTTTCGGTAACGACGTCGGCCATCTGCAGCGTATGCGGAATCGAGTTGGCCATTGCCACGCCGGTTCCAGCAAATTCAATCATTGATTCATCGTTTTGCGCGTTGCCGATTGCCATAACGTTATCAGCGGTCAGATTCAGCTTATCGGTCAGGGCAGATAAGGCCACGCCCTTGCTGGTCTGCTTGTTGATCAGCTCTAGGTAGAAGTCCTCACTGCGAACGACTCGGAAACGATCACTGAGTTCTTGAGGCATGTTGGCTAAAGCGGCATCGATTTTTTCTTTTTCGTCAGTCATCATGGCCTTGCCAATCGTAATCGAATCGCGCATGTGGTTCAGCTGATCCATGCTGCGGTAGCGCAATGGCATGGATACCAGATTGGATTCATAAACCGTGTATGGGTTGATGTCTTGGTTAGGCGTGTAGATATAGTCGCTGGTCTCGATAATTGATGAAACGTCCTGCTTGCGGCAGTAGGATTCAAAATCAATGTAGTCGTCAAAATCAACCGTGTAGTGAGCCAAAACGGTACCGTCAGTCGCCTGGGCCAAAGCACCGTTATAGCAGATAACGTATTCGCTTGCGGAATCGGCGAGCCCCAGCTGGTTGACATAGGCTTTCACGCCAGTCATCGGACGACCGGTACATAAAACGATCCGGACATCGCGCTTAGTGGCTTCATTGATTGCGGCAACGGTTTGTGGGGTGATCTGACGCTGGTCATTGATTAACGTACCATCGATATCGATCGCGACAAGTTTAATAGACATAAAAAATACCTCCTGGATCTTTAATTGGCAACGACTTGATTGTTTTTAATGCAGTGCTGAAAGGCTTCATAGATTGGTTCGAAAATCTCGATGTCATTTTGCTGAGTCAGCATCTCACGCGGGAAGAAGAAGCGCTGGTCGCCGGCTTCTCGGCCTGAGACGCTTGCCACCAGCGTGCTGATCTGTGACAGCTCAATCAGCTCGCCATTTGGATAGATGAGCTCAATTTGCGTTTGCGGCTTTGAGTCTTGCGGGTTGTACGTATCATAAGGCAGCTTATAGCTGGAGTCGACGGCGGTGTAATAGTCGACGTCAAAGCCGGCCGTGGCAATCAATTCACGCAGCTTGGGCAGCATGGAACGGGTCTGCTGATCATAGACGGCGGATTTGAATGGCCGCCGGTTGATAAAGCGCTGGGCCAGATCGCTTAAGATTCTATCGCTTGAATTCATCCAATGAATAAAATAAGTAGTCAAAACGCCATCGTCAAGCGTTAAATAGTCATTCAAGTCATAATGACCGTTAAAAAACGGCATCAGCAGTCGCGGCATGAACTCAGGCTGGTATTGACTTGGATGCTGATAAAGCCACTTGGCCCGCATCAGCAAGTGATCCAAGATGACTTCCATAGAGCGTGAAACCGGATGAAAGTAAACCTGCAGATACATCTGCAACCGACTGAGAATATAGTCCTCAACAGCGTGCATGCCATTGATCTCAAAAGCAATGCCATCCTTGACCGGCCGCATCATGTGCAGAACGCGATCGAGATCGAACTTGCCGTAATTGGTGCCTGTATAGTACGAATCGCGCTGCAGATAGTCCATCCGATCAGCATCGACTTGACTTGATATCATCTGAACCACCTGTGGATTTTGATAGGTGTGATCAATCACGCTGGCGACTTTTTGAGGAAAATCATTGCCGACGCGGCGCAGAATGCGATTGATATTGGTTGATTCACTGGTGATGATGCGCCGCGTAATCTGCTCGTGGTCAGTGTGAAAGATATGTTCAAACGTATGCGAGTAAGGCCCATGTCCCAGATCGTGAAGCAGTGCTGCGCAAAGGGCTACGGGACGCTCTTGATCGTTCCATAATCCATCTTGGGGCGCCTGCTGCGGATAGTTGCGCTGAAAAAGGTTGCAGATGCGGCGCGTGATCTCATAAACGCCCAGGCAATGACCAAAACGGGAATGCTCGGCGCCATGAAAGGTCATTGAAGAGGTGCCGAGCTGCTTGATGCGACGCAGTCTTTGAAATTCCGGCGTATCAATCAGATCAAGAATGATTTGATTGTCAACGATAATCGTACCGTGGATCGGGTCACGAAAGACTTTTTCGCGCGGCAGCTGTTCATCTTTAAATGTCATGACGAATCCTTTCTTAGAAAAAGCAGTTGGTTTAATTATACAAAATTATTATTTAGCCCGCATTGGTTGAGAAATTAAAAACAATCCGCGTATAATCAAATTGAAAAAATCGAGCAAAGGGGGCCGATGTCTATCAAATCCATTGTACCCGTTAAGGTCAGCTTAAAAACAAAAATGACTCAGGATGGCAAAAGCGATCATTATCATTTTGAAGAAGATGGCCAATTCGTTACGTTGGAAAATGGCCAGCATTATTTACGCTATGTCGAGCATCAGGGCAGTCAAGCCACGCCGGTTCAGTTTCGGTTAGCGCCGGATGAGATTCATCTGATTCGCAGCGGCGCGCAGAAGACGCATTTTCGCTTTGCCAATGGCAGCGAGCATCTGACGCACTATCAAACAGAATATGGTCGAATTGCCCTGCGTGTCGTTACCAATCGCTTGGATGCCGATTTGAATCTGGCAGCCATCGCCGGTCATGTTGAGATCTGCTATCAGCTGCTGATGCAGGATCAATTAATCGGCAACTATCAGATTCAATTGCAATTTGGCGCGTAATATCGTATTATGTAGAGTAGACTTTTTGAGACTTTTTGAAGGGATGTGCACCAGTTTGGATTTAACCCATTTGGATTTAAAGGTTTTCGATGGCCAAGACAAGTCGGAACTGTCCATGATCGAAGTAGCGCACGCTATTTTGGCTTACCATGGTGAAGCAATGGCGTTCGCTGATTTGACCAACGAGGTTCAGCAATATCTTGGTAAGAGCGATGAGGAAATTCGAGAACGGCTTCCTCAGTTCTACACGGACCTGAACGTCGATGGCAGTTTTATTTCCCTTGGTGACAATACTTGGGGCCTGCGTGCATGGTACCCATACGAATCAATCGACGAAGCCACGGTTGGCGAAAACGAAGAAGAAGAAGATCGTCCAAAGAAGAAGCGTCGCAAGGTCAATGCCTTCTTGGCAGGGGCTGATGATGACGATGACGTTATCGACTACGACAATGATGACCCAGAAGATGACGATCTGGCCGACGTTGATGATGAAGATGACGGCGACGGCGAAGAAGAAGATTACGACAACCCAGATTACGATGAAGACAATCCACTCGCCGATGACGATGAGGACACCAATCTGGAAGATCAGCTCTCATCAGAAAACTTTGATGATGAAGATGACGTTGAAGACGATGATGACGAGGAATAAATAATACATCGCTCTTGACTAACTTGTTTGGTCTTTGTATTATTTTACTTGGGCTCCCAAGTTTATCTTGGGACTTTTCGTTTTAAAAGGCTCCCTGTTTCAATGAAATGGGGAGCTTTTTTGTATTAGAGAACCGGACGCAGTTCCAAAAGGAGAGAAATAATGACTAAATACATTTTCGTAACTGGTGGGGTTGTTTCATCATTAGGCAAAGGGATTATCGCGGCATCTCTGGGTCGATTGCTGAAAAACCGGGGTCTGAAAGTGGCCATTCAAAAGTTTGACCCATACTTGAACGTGGACCCTGGGACGATGAGCCCTTACCAGCACGGTGAGGTTTTCGTTACTGATGACGGTACGGAAACTGATTTGGACTTGGGACACTACGAACGGTTCATTGACAACAACCTCAACAAGTATTCCAACGTTACGACCGGTAAGATCTACTCAGAAGTATTGCACAAGGAACGGCGCGGCGACTATCTGGGACGGACGGTTCAAGTAATTCCGCACATTACGGATGCTATTAAAGACAAGATCAAGCGGGCCGGTGAAAGTACGGATGCTGAAATCGTGATCACCGAAATCGGTGGGACGGTTGGCGATATTGAATCACAGCCATTCATGGAAGCCATTCGGGAAATGAAAAAGGATGCCGGTGCCGAAAACGTACTCTACATTCACGCTACGCTGATTCCATATCTGCATGCCGCGGGCGAAATGAAGACTAAGCCAACTCAGCACAGCGTTCGCGAACTGCGTGGTCTGGGCATTCAGCCTAACATTTTGGTCGTACGGACGGAAGCACCGGTTACTGACAGCATGCGCAAAAAGATCGCCATGTTCTGTGACGTTGATGAAAATGCCGTTATCGAATCCCGCGATGTCAAGGTATTGTACGAGATTCCGCTGAAGCTGCAAAAACAGGGCATGGACCAGCTGGTAGTCGATCACTTTGGCCTTGACGTTCCAGAAGCCGACATGCGCGACTGGACCAACATGATTCACCACATCGAAACTGGTCTGACCAACACGGTAACGATCGCCATGGTTGGTAAGTACACTGATCTGCAGGATGCCTACATTTCAGTTAATGAGGCATTGCGTCATGCCGGCTACCCAGTCAATGCCAAGGTTAAGATCGATCACTTCAACTCTGAGGACATCAATGACGAAAACGTTGCCGAAAAGCTGGGTAAGTACGATGGAATCCTGGTACCAGGCGGATTTGGCTCACGTGGGGTTGAAGGGATGATTGCTGCCATCAAGTATGCTCGTGAAAACGACGTGCCATACCTGGGGATCTGCCTTGGGATGCAGACGGCCTGCATTGAATTTGCCCGCGACGTGCTGGGCTACAAGGATGCCAACTCAACTGAATTTAATCCAAATACTGAACACAACATCATTGACCTGATGCCGGATCAAGAAGATGTTGAGAACATGGGCGGCACGCAGCGTCTCGGCTCCTACCCATGCAAGCTTAAGGCCGGGACCAAAGCAGCGGCTGCCTATGACAACAAGACGATGATTCATGAACGGCACCGTCACCGCTATGAATTTAACAACGAATACCGTGAAGCCATGGAAAAAGCTGGTCTGGTGATCTCGGGGGTTAATCCAGATCGGAACCTGGTTGAAGTCGTTGAGCTGCCTAAGAACAAATTCTTCGTAGCGGCTCAGTACCACCCAGAGTTCCTGTCACGGCCAAACCGTCCCGAAGGCTTGTTTGCCGCATTTGTTAAGGCGGCTGCCGAAAATCAAAAATAATTAGTCTGTATCATTAAAAAAACGACGCGATCAGAGATGGTCACGTCGCTTTTTAGGCTAGCGGCACGTAAGTTATGAAGATTGTTTGAAAAGGTTGTAATTTAGCGGTTTATTAATTATCATTAAAGCTGACTGTTTTAAAAATAAAGAAAGATTCAACTAAAAACAATTATCAATTTGTAAGCGAGGAAAACACAATCATGAAAAAAATGATCATTCAAGGAGGAAACCGACTTTCGGGCGAAGTTACCATCGGCGGAGCCAAGAACAGTACCGTGGCGTTGATTCCGGCGGCAATTCTGGCCGATACGCCTGTTCAGTTTGATACCGTGCCGGATATCTTGGATGTTCACAATCTGATGATTATTTTGGAGTCAATGAACGTTAAGTCATCATTCAAGCACGGCGTTTTAAACATTGATCCCACTCAAATCATGGAAGCTGAACTGCCCAGCAAGGCGATCAAGAGTCTGCGGGCTTCCTACTACTTCATGGGAGCCCTGCTTGGCCGCTTTCACCGAGCAACGGTAACTTTCCCAGGTGGCGACAACATTGGTCCACGG
This region includes:
- a CDS encoding ribose-phosphate diphosphokinase; the encoded protein is MKERYADPKLKIFALNSNRPLAQKIADEVGVELGKLSVDRFSDGEIQINIEESVRGDNVYVIQSTSAPVNDNLMELMIMIDALRRASANTINVVLPYYGYARQDRKARSREPITAKLVANMLQNSGVTRIVALDLHAAQIQGFFDIPVDHLMGAPLLADYFINEGVAANAVVVSPDHGGVTRARALAEFLKAPIAIIDKRRPRPNVAKIMNIIGDVKGKKCIMIDDMIDTAGTISKGAQALMDAGAEEVYASATHAVLSGPAIERLDNSPLKQVVVTDSIQLPDEKQIDKIVQVSVAPLIGAAIKRINENRPVSPLFNNRFEQANED
- a CDS encoding CTP synthase, which gives rise to MTKYIFVTGGVVSSLGKGIIAASLGRLLKNRGLKVAIQKFDPYLNVDPGTMSPYQHGEVFVTDDGTETDLDLGHYERFIDNNLNKYSNVTTGKIYSEVLHKERRGDYLGRTVQVIPHITDAIKDKIKRAGESTDAEIVITEIGGTVGDIESQPFMEAIREMKKDAGAENVLYIHATLIPYLHAAGEMKTKPTQHSVRELRGLGIQPNILVVRTEAPVTDSMRKKIAMFCDVDENAVIESRDVKVLYEIPLKLQKQGMDQLVVDHFGLDVPEADMRDWTNMIHHIETGLTNTVTIAMVGKYTDLQDAYISVNEALRHAGYPVNAKVKIDHFNSEDINDENVAEKLGKYDGILVPGGFGSRGVEGMIAAIKYARENDVPYLGICLGMQTACIEFARDVLGYKDANSTEFNPNTEHNIIDLMPDQEDVENMGGTQRLGSYPCKLKAGTKAAAAYDNKTMIHERHRHRYEFNNEYREAMEKAGLVISGVNPDRNLVEVVELPKNKFFVAAQYHPEFLSRPNRPEGLFAAFVKAAAENQK
- the yidA gene encoding sugar-phosphatase, with product MSIKLVAIDIDGTLINDQRQITPQTVAAINEATKRDVRIVLCTGRPMTGVKAYVNQLGLADSASEYVICYNGALAQATDGTVLAHYTVDFDDYIDFESYCRKQDVSSIIETSDYIYTPNQDINPYTVYESNLVSMPLRYRSMDQLNHMRDSITIGKAMMTDEKEKIDAALANMPQELSDRFRVVRSEDFYLELINKQTSKGVALSALTDKLNLTADNVMAIGNAQNDESMIEFAGTGVAMANSIPHTLQMADVVTENDNNHDGVAEAIEKYVLNA
- a CDS encoding DUF1934 domain-containing protein: MSIKSIVPVKVSLKTKMTQDGKSDHYHFEEDGQFVTLENGQHYLRYVEHQGSQATPVQFRLAPDEIHLIRSGAQKTHFRFANGSEHLTHYQTEYGRIALRVVTNRLDADLNLAAIAGHVEICYQLLMQDQLIGNYQIQLQFGA
- a CDS encoding HD domain-containing protein; amino-acid sequence: MTFKDEQLPREKVFRDPIHGTIIVDNQIILDLIDTPEFQRLRRIKQLGTSSMTFHGAEHSRFGHCLGVYEITRRICNLFQRNYPQQAPQDGLWNDQERPVALCAALLHDLGHGPYSHTFEHIFHTDHEQITRRIITSESTNINRILRRVGNDFPQKVASVIDHTYQNPQVVQMISSQVDADRMDYLQRDSYYTGTNYGKFDLDRVLHMMRPVKDGIAFEINGMHAVEDYILSRLQMYLQVYFHPVSRSMEVILDHLLMRAKWLYQHPSQYQPEFMPRLLMPFFNGHYDLNDYLTLDDGVLTTYFIHWMNSSDRILSDLAQRFINRRPFKSAVYDQQTRSMLPKLRELIATAGFDVDYYTAVDSSYKLPYDTYNPQDSKPQTQIELIYPNGELIELSQISTLVASVSGREAGDQRFFFPREMLTQQNDIEIFEPIYEAFQHCIKNNQVVAN
- the rpoE gene encoding DNA-directed RNA polymerase subunit delta; translation: MDLKVFDGQDKSELSMIEVAHAILAYHGEAMAFADLTNEVQQYLGKSDEEIRERLPQFYTDLNVDGSFISLGDNTWGLRAWYPYESIDEATVGENEEEEDRPKKKRRKVNAFLAGADDDDDVIDYDNDDPEDDDLADVDDEDDGDGEEEDYDNPDYDEDNPLADDDEDTNLEDQLSSENFDDEDDVEDDDDEE
- a CDS encoding nicotinate phosphoribosyltransferase, which gives rise to MAMSEELLTDLYEFSMANGYYATLPHDQEAVFDVFYRNVPDNGSFVIAAGLAQVVEALQNFHFTDDDISYLRSLNLFSAGFLDYLANLKFSCTVRAIPEGTPVFPREPMLTVKGPLLQCQLLETFVLNILNHQSLIATKSRRICAAAEGRAVMEFGARRAQGPDASVFGARAAVIGGCTSTSNCLAAKKFGLQAAGTMAHSWIESYPDELTAFRAWAQVYPDSASLLVDTYDVLKSGVPNAIKVFKELRAAGHEPIGIRIDSGDLTQLATKARQMLDEAGFENAKITASNALDETVIQALLKEGAPLDNFGIGEKLITSSTSPVLSGVYKMAALKVDGQWQPKIKLSNSREKVTLPGDKMVYRLYRKDAPDQAFADVIALADEKLPEKLLAINADPLATDDEIELTDFVAKPLQLEVVGANASSIETDVMRLQASMKRQLAQLPKATQRLINPDVYQVYLTPKLFELQQRLIKEHHQKAQA
- a CDS encoding NUDIX domain-containing protein, with protein sequence MSEEIIARPLITITNIIWSFNRQTHEMQLLLIKRSEAPFKDAWALPETLLRSTESADDAALRLIKDKIGLEVRSTATEQLATFTAPHRSVGERALALAYMTFLPAMPKLKPGYGAVAAEWFAFENFGHHYLLSDGRHRFDLSNTSQALAFDHDQIVTTAIQRIRNKLDYQPTVLQVLGPTFTLKEAREVYAPFWQLTADQIDNSNFRKTHHHLFKEVGTATIRKRSGRPPKIYSLASLPNPLERSKVDNN
- a CDS encoding isochorismatase family cysteine hydrolase, whose product is MANEALLIIDYTNDFVADDGALTCGQAAQALDEHITQLADDFIKAGKWVYLPTDVHQPNDPYHPESRLYPPHNIKGTWGRELYGRLGKWYRKHQDDEHVVLLDKTHYSSFCGTPLDLRLRERKVDTVHLAGVCTDICVLHTAIAAYDLNYQIVVHEKAVATFDPAGQVWAMKHFKNVLNARIED